A single region of the Jatrophihabitans sp. GAS493 genome encodes:
- a CDS encoding 2'-5' RNA ligase family protein — protein sequence MSATLGVVIDIPEPHSTVLTGWRRSVGDPQADMIWPHVTLLPPTAIAKVDLDEIESHLAKAAEACGPFPMHLAGTGTFRPLSPVVFIQVARGLAECELLEKAIRSGPLARDLEFPYHPHVTVAHDVDEDALDTAYSGLSDYIARFVVDRFTLFERGPGGGWTQRRHYQLGTAGPESGTN from the coding sequence ATGAGCGCCACCCTCGGGGTCGTCATCGACATCCCGGAGCCACACTCGACGGTACTGACCGGCTGGCGGCGAAGTGTCGGCGATCCGCAGGCCGACATGATCTGGCCGCACGTCACGCTGCTGCCCCCGACGGCCATCGCCAAGGTCGACCTGGACGAGATCGAGTCGCACCTGGCCAAGGCGGCCGAGGCCTGCGGTCCGTTCCCGATGCACCTGGCCGGCACCGGCACCTTCCGCCCGCTCTCCCCGGTCGTCTTCATCCAGGTCGCCCGCGGACTGGCCGAATGCGAGCTGCTGGAGAAGGCGATCCGCAGCGGCCCGCTGGCCCGTGACCTGGAGTTTCCGTACCACCCACACGTCACGGTGGCCCACGACGTCGACGAGGACGCCCTGGACACCGCATACAGCGGCCTGTCGGATTACATCGCCCGCTTCGTCGTCGATCGCTTCACCCTCTTCGAGCGGGGGCCGGGCGGCGGCTGGACGCAGCGGCGCCATTACCAACTGGGTACGGCCGGGCCGGAATCGGGTACGAACTAG